The following are encoded in a window of Candidatus Krumholzibacteriia bacterium genomic DNA:
- a CDS encoding O-methyltransferase, producing the protein MSEKTTLVTTEHVRYLAARTRQEDAFLRDLKTAALALGIPPIWIAPEQASCMQILLRLMGAQEVVEVGTLAGYSAIAMARGLGSVGRVRTIEIDPAHADFAEEWIGKSDVAGRVEVLRGNAATILPELATNSADAAFLDADKPGYALYLEQCLRIVRPGGLIMVDNAFAFGHLFDTQSEDPNVAAIRAFNDRLAAQSGLQGVIVPIGDGLWVCVKD; encoded by the coding sequence ATGTCGGAGAAGACCACCCTCGTCACCACCGAACACGTTCGCTACTTGGCAGCACGCACGCGCCAGGAGGACGCGTTCCTCCGCGATCTCAAGACCGCGGCGCTGGCCCTCGGCATCCCGCCCATCTGGATCGCGCCCGAACAGGCGAGCTGCATGCAGATCCTCCTGCGCCTGATGGGTGCGCAAGAAGTGGTCGAGGTGGGGACCCTGGCGGGGTATTCCGCCATCGCCATGGCGCGCGGGCTGGGATCGGTCGGGCGGGTGCGTACGATCGAGATCGATCCCGCCCACGCCGACTTCGCCGAGGAATGGATCGGAAAGAGCGACGTCGCCGGCCGCGTGGAGGTGCTCCGCGGCAACGCGGCGACCATCCTGCCGGAGCTCGCCACGAATTCCGCCGACGCTGCCTTCCTCGACGCCGACAAGCCGGGTTACGCGTTGTACCTCGAGCAGTGCTTGCGGATCGTCCGTCCTGGCGGCCTCATCATGGTGGACAACGCCTTCGCTTTCGGTCACCTCTTCGACACCCAGTCGGAGGATCCCAATGTGGCCGCAATTCGAGCCTTCAACGATCGCCTCGCCGCCCAGTCGGGCCTGCAAGGCGTCATCG